CTCCGCATCGCCGGCGAACGCCTCACCTGCCACGGCCGCACCCTCCTCACCACCGCCCTCAGGGACCCCGGCCGCGCCACCGTCCAAGCCGCCTGGCTCACCGCCGGCGCCACCCCCGTCACCCGGGCCCCGCTCCCCGACGACCTCCTCGGCACCGCCCTCCTCCCGCTGCGCGTCGCCGGCGCCACCGCGGGCCAGCGCGAGGTCCTCGCCGCCGCCGAACAGACCGTCGTCGGCCTCCGCTCCCTCTTCCCCTGCACCCCCGACCCGGCCAGGATGCGGGCCCCCGTCCTCCCCGGCGAGGGACGGCTCCTGCGCCACTGCGGCAACCTCGCCGAGGTCCTGCACCGCACCCACACCGCCTGCCCCCGCCGCCACCAGCGCCTCGCGACCGTCGCCGGCGCCGGCTGCGCGGGCCCCGTCACCGCCGTCGCCGTCCAGGAACTCCCCGACGGCGCGGTCCAGGCCCTCCTCGCCAGGGGAGCCGGCCCCGCCACCCCGCTCGGACGCCTCGGCGACGGCGAACTCCGCTATCTCGCGCTCGCGTTGACGCTGCTCACCGGCCCGGGCGTCCTCGCCATGGACCGGATCGCCGAGGTGCCGGACGCCATGCAGTGCCTCACCCTCCTCGCCGACGACCTCGACCGGGGGTGCGACGCCCGCCAGACCGCCGCACTCCTCGGGCTCGCGGCGACCATCTCCGCCGACGGCCACATGCGGCTCGTCGGCTCGGTCGGGGCGGCCGCGGCGGCGGACGCCCGACGGATCCCCGGGGTGGCAGTGGTAGACCTGACCCCGTGACGGACACCGAACACGACGTGGCCGGGCTCCAGCGCCGCCTCGCCGACTTCGCGGCGGCGCGCGACTGGCAGCCCTACCACACGCCCAAGAACCTGGCGGCGGCGCTGAGCGTCGAAGCGGCCGAACTCCTGGAGATCTTCCAGTGGTCGACGCCCGAGCAGGCGGAGCGGGTGATGGAGGACCCGGACTCGGCCCACCGGGTCACCGACGAGGTCGCCGACGTCCTCGCCTACCTCCTCCAGTTCTGCCAGGTGCTGGGCATCGACCCGCTGGCCGCCCTCGCCGCCAAGATCGACCGGAACGAGCTCCGCTTCCCGGCCCGCAGAAGGGACGGAACGGACGAGTCGGGCAGCATCGGCGACGGTCGTCACTCTTCGGAGTGATCGCCTTACCTCCATCGAGCCGCCTGTCCACAGATTTCCGAATTCCTCTGGTGCGAAGGCTCGGGCGGCCTCACTCTGGGTAGTGGATTGAAGGGAAGGCAAGTCGTACGAACGGGGGCGGAGTTGATGGAAGCGGAGCGGCTCGTCCAAGCCGGCCTGCACGCACTGGCCGAGAGCCGGACGGCACACGACATCGTGGCGGAAGCCTGGGAGGCCCGGGCTCTCGCCCAGGCGATAGGGAGTCACCTCGCGCTCTGCGGCCCGCTGGAGCTGCGCGGGGAGGCACGAGGACTGAGCGAGGCCGGGGAGTACCCGGCGTGGGGCTCGGCCGGCCCCCGCGCCGCCCGGCTCACCGAGGTCGGTGACCCGCGCTCGGCGCTGACCGCGCTCGGGGAGCTCCTGGGAGAGGTCGGCATCGCCCTCGTCGGGGTGGCCTCGGTCACCGACGACGAGGGGCTGTACTGGCAGTGCATGGAGGCCATCGACGCCGCCGACGAGGCCGGCGACCGGGTCCGGGGCATGCTGCGCCGCCTCGACGTGCGCGAACAGACCCGGGCCCGGCCTCCCGACCCGCCCCGGGGCCGCGCAGGACCCCTGCCGGCGATTCCGAACCCCGGCCCCCGAACCCCGGCCCCCACGCCCGTCCCCCAGACACCCCGCCCGGACCCCGAGCCCGTGCGGGACCCGGGACAGGAACGGGAGCCGAGCCAGGAACGGGACCAGGACCGGGAGCGGGAACGCGACCGGGCCCGGGACCGGTGACGGTCCCGGGCCCGGCAGAGGGGAGGGAAGAGGACTCAGCGCAGTCCGGCACCGCCGTCGTCACGGCCGTCGTACCGGTCCTCACGTCCACTGGTCTGGAGGTCGGCGTCCAGCTGGGAGAGGTCGGCGGAGAGCGCCGCCATGAGCTCCTCCATCTGCTGGAGCAGCCCCTTCGGCGCTCCGGGAGCCTGCTGGCCGGGCACGGACTCCGGCATCTGCTGTTCGGGCAGGGCCTGCTCCGACGCGGCTTCCTGGGACATCGCGGCCTCCTCGACCCGAGCCCCGGCCGGTGCGGACGGGATCACGGGAGAAGAACGACGCACCGGCTGCTGCCGCCGGCACGCGGGCCGGGCGGTCCGGCTCCGCCCGAGCCAACGACGACGCCCGGTGACGGTCACTGGCCCGCGGCGAGGCGTCCCGCCAGGGGGACGGATATTCACCCGACCGGGCCGGGCGGCCTCTCGCGCTGACGCGCGGCTTGACACGCACCCGACGGTGCAGGATGGAGGCATGGATCTTCGCATCTTCACAGAACCCCAGCAGGGCGCCGACTACGACACCCTCCTCAAGGTGGCCCGCGCCACCGAGGACCTCGGCTTCGACGCCTTCTTCCGTTCCGACCACTACCTGCGGATGGGCGCGGGCGACGGGCTGCCCGGGCCGACCGACGCCTGGATCACCCTCGCGGGCCTCGCCCGCGAGACCAGCCGGATCCGCCTCGGCACCCTGATGACCGCCGCCACCTTCCGGCTCCCGGGCGTCCTCGCCATCCAGGTCGCCCAGGTCGACCAGATGTCCGGCGGCCGGATCGAGTTCGGCCTGGGCGCCGGCTGGTTCGAGGAGGAGCACAGCGCGTACGGCATTCCGTTCCCGAAGGAGAAGTTCGGCCGGCTGGAGGAGCAGCTGGCGATCATCACGGGCCTGTGGGGGACCGAGACCGGCAAGACCTTCTCCTACGAGGGGAAGCACTACCGGCTCGCCGACTCGCCCGCCCTGCCCAAGCCCGCCCAGCAGAAGATCCCGGTCCTCATCGGCGGTCACGGCGCGAGCCGCACGCCCCGGCTGGCGGCGCGGTACGCGGACGAGTTCAACATGCCGTTCTCGTCGCTGGAGGACACCGAGCGGCAGTTCGGGCGCGTCCGGGCCGCCGCCGAGGAAGCCGGCCGGAACGCCGACGAGCTCGTGTACTCCAACGCGCTGGTCGTCTGCGTCGGCAAGGACGACGCCGAGGTGGCGCGGCGCGCCGCCGCCATCGGCCGGGACGTGGAGGAACTGAAGGCCAACGGCCTCGCGGGCTCGCCCGCCGAGGTCGCCGACAAGCTCGGCCGCTACGCGGCGGTCGGCTCCTCCCGGGTCTACCTCCAGGTCCTGGACCTGGACGACCTGGACCACCTGGAGCTGATCTCCGCCCAGGTCGCACCGCAGCTGGGCTGAGCCGATGACACCGGCCCGGACGTTCGCCCAGGCACTCGCCGACGACGTGCTCGTCCTCGACGGCGGCCTCTCCAACCAGCTGGAGGCCCAGGGCTGCGATCTGTCGGACGCGCTCTGGTCGGCGCGGCTGCTGGCCGACGCGCCCGAACAGATCGAGGCGGCCCACACCGCCTACGTCCGGGCCGGTGCCCAGGTGCTGATCACCGGCAGCTACCAGGCGACCTGCCAAGGCTTCGCCCGCCACGGCCTCGGCCGGGACGAAGCCGCCGCGCTGCTGACCCGCAGCGTCACCCTGGCCCGCGCGGCGGCGCTGCACGCGGGCCGGGGGCCAGAGGGGCGGGAGGGGGCCGAGGGGCCGCAGGGGGGAGAGGGGACGGGGCAGGGAGGGGTGGG
The Streptomyces roseofulvus genome window above contains:
- a CDS encoding ATP-binding protein; the encoded protein is MPAAGAGAGTGAERPAVARPVVTELRLSAYAGRRRAIHPLGPVTLFAGPSGSGKSTVLGAYEALARLGAGDPLGEVFPDPAALVPDGARPDNQGRRGFRIGCTVDGPVGPVRLDLAVQAEPELRIAGERLTCHGRTLLTTALRDPGRATVQAAWLTAGATPVTRAPLPDDLLGTALLPLRVAGATAGQREVLAAAEQTVVGLRSLFPCTPDPARMRAPVLPGEGRLLRHCGNLAEVLHRTHTACPRRHQRLATVAGAGCAGPVTAVAVQELPDGAVQALLARGAGPATPLGRLGDGELRYLALALTLLTGPGVLAMDRIAEVPDAMQCLTLLADDLDRGCDARQTAALLGLAATISADGHMRLVGSVGAAAAADARRIPGVAVVDLTP
- a CDS encoding nucleotide pyrophosphohydrolase — translated: MTDTEHDVAGLQRRLADFAAARDWQPYHTPKNLAAALSVEAAELLEIFQWSTPEQAERVMEDPDSAHRVTDEVADVLAYLLQFCQVLGIDPLAALAAKIDRNELRFPARRRDGTDESGSIGDGRHSSE
- a CDS encoding LLM class F420-dependent oxidoreductase, with product MDLRIFTEPQQGADYDTLLKVARATEDLGFDAFFRSDHYLRMGAGDGLPGPTDAWITLAGLARETSRIRLGTLMTAATFRLPGVLAIQVAQVDQMSGGRIEFGLGAGWFEEEHSAYGIPFPKEKFGRLEEQLAIITGLWGTETGKTFSYEGKHYRLADSPALPKPAQQKIPVLIGGHGASRTPRLAARYADEFNMPFSSLEDTERQFGRVRAAAEEAGRNADELVYSNALVVCVGKDDAEVARRAAAIGRDVEELKANGLAGSPAEVADKLGRYAAVGSSRVYLQVLDLDDLDHLELISAQVAPQLG